From one Rhopalosiphum padi isolate XX-2018 chromosome 2, ASM2088224v1, whole genome shotgun sequence genomic stretch:
- the LOC132922570 gene encoding uncharacterized protein LOC132922570 isoform X1, whose translation MAVNKIKEAAVHTQNTPHDIISTVQIVPGVAGAIPSVHHLKHTIRRVRTRNQCAPPIPKTVSDLKIADEYTKTIKGEQFLIFYSGASQDRILIFSTENNLKLMDQSTNWLVDGTFKTVPSLFYQLFTIHVLIQQGDQTVSPTIYALLTDKSQSTYTRFLKYLLEIKPSLNPTSVIMDFEHASINAFKIVFPHAEQQGCFFHFSKCMWRQIQNVGLVENYINNANFALHIRMLAALAYVPPDNVINAYEEILETQFYVENEDLVMPFLDYFEDNWVGKITGRRKTRRQPRHPIDIWNCHYSAKNGLPTTNNAVEGWHRGFTSVIGASHPNIWKFMDGIKKVQNIEELKREQYNAGEQPQKKKKVQGL comes from the exons ATGGCTGTGAATAAGATAAAAGAAGCGGCTGTTCATACACAAAATACTCCACATGATATAATCAGTACTGTTCAAATAGTACCTGGAGTAGCCGGTGCAATTCCTTCAGTTCATCATTTAAAACACACTATACGAAGAGTTCGGACACGTAACCAATGCGCACCACCTATTCCGAAAACAGTGAGTGACCTTAAAATTGCTGATGAGtatactaaaacaataaaaggagaacaatttttaatattttacagtggAGCATCACAAGatcgaattttaatattttcgaccgaaaataatttaaaattaatggatCAATCAACTAACTGGTTAGTCGATGGGACTTTTAAAACGGTACCTTCACTTTTTTATCAGTTATTCACTATTCATGTACTTATTCAACAAGGTGACCAAACAGTTAGTCCTACCATTTATGCATTATTAACCGATAAATCTCAATCAACATATACacgttttcttaaatatttattagaaataaaaccaTCTTTAAATCCTACATCGGTAATAATGGACTTTGAACATGCCTCAATCAATgcattcaaaattgtttttccacACGCTGAACAACAAggttgtttttttcatttttctaaatgtATGTGGCGACAAATTCAAAATGTTGGTCTAgtcgaaaattatattaataatgctaACTTTGCTCTTCATATTCGTATGTTAGCTGCTTTGGCCTATGTTCCACCAGATAACGTTATTAATGCATACGAAGAAATTTTAGAAACACAAttttatgttgaaaatgaaGACCTGGTAATGCCATTCTTGGATTATTTCGAGGATAACTGGGTAGGAAAAATAACAGGAAGACGAAAAACTCGACGACAACCAAGACATCCTATTGATATTTGGAATTGTCACTATTCAGCCAAAAATGGTCTTCCAACAACAAACAACGCTGTTGAAGGATGGCACAGAGGATTTACATCTGTTATTg GAGCAAGCCACCCTAATATATGGAAATTCATGGATGGAATTAAGAAAGTTCAAAACATAGAAGAATTAAAACGAGAGCAGTATAATGCTGGAGAACaaccacagaaaaaaaaaaaagtacaaggaCTGTAA
- the LOC132920967 gene encoding ankyrin repeat and MYND domain-containing protein 2, translating into MFYSEDGDGMTQDVFKAIFVNDFDGLQKIYAKHDLSTDILDEHGMTPLQHAAYKGNEQIVRWLLNRGADVNSGKHKYQYTALHFAALSGNPVVCCLLLAAGAKSDLTNTVGRTASQMGAFVGNHNCVAVISNYVPEEEVTCYTLPDSNENEPKLPSELAQPVHKFIMMTNIHPVKVALEIPPVFLVDDNASKIYKVLNLMCEREINKQLETNEVMAFKFHYLASILIEIAKHNDIKSEKQSDPKELFIKKILKSEIYSEQFLKDCIRMFPFRDCTIFRQMVASLTRGKDGMTALNVILVMIGNRRGMGIDSFGEERVCGTCAENNATKKCAKCKAVQYCNRECQRIHWFVHKKECNREASNNGASQTSIDSSHVAESLSGLGIN; encoded by the exons ATGTTTTATTCTGAGGACGGTGACGGGATGACGCAAGACGTTTTCAAAGCTATATTCGTCAATGACTTTGACGGCCTCCAGAAGATCTACGCTAAACACGACCTGAGCACAGATATACTGGACGAACATGGCATGACTCCGCTGCAACACGCCGCGTATAAGGGTAACGAGCAAATCGTCCGTTGGCTGTTGAACAGG GGCGCTGACGTTAATTCGGGGAAACATAAGTATCAGTACACTGCCTTGCACTTTGCTGCCCTCAGCGGCAACCCTGTTGTATGCTGTTTGCTGTTGGCCGCCGGTGCCAAAAGTGATCTGACCAATACAGTAGGACGCACAGCTTCACAAATGGGTGCTTTTGTTG GCAATCACAACTGTGTGGCGGTAATTAGCAATTATGTACCAGAAGAAGAAGTCACTTGTTACACATTACCAGACTCAAATGAAAACGAACCAAAGTTACCTTCAGAGTTAGCCCAACCTGTtcacaaatttattatgatg ACCAACATCCATCCAGTAAAAGTGGCTCTTGAAATACCTCCAGTTTTCCTAGTTGATGATAATGCGTCAAAAATTTACAAAGTGTTGAATTTGATGTGCGAGcgtgaaattaataaacaactaGAGACTAATGAAGTGATGGCATTCAAGTTTCATTATTTAGCTAGTATTCTGATTGAAATTGCCAAACACAA tgaTATAAAAAGTGAAAAACAGTCAGATCCAAAGGAATTATTcattaagaaaatattgaaaagtgAAATTTATTCGGAACAATTTCTTAAGGATTGCATTAGAATGTTTCCATTTAGGGATTGTACAATTTTCAGACAG ATGGTCGCTAGTTTGACACGAGGTAAAGATGGCATGACAGCACTCAATGTTATACTGGTAATGATTGGAAATAGACGCGGTATGGGCATAGATTCATTTGGCGAAGAACGTGTATGCGGTACATGTGCTGAAAATAATGCTACCAAAAAATGTGCTAAATGCAAAGCTGTTCAATACTGTAACCGTGAGTGTCAACGTATACATTGGTTTGTTCATAAAAAAGAGTGTAACAGAGAGGCCAGTAACAATGGAGCCTCTCAAACATCTATAGACAGTTCACACGTAGCAGAAAGTTTATCTGGACtagggataaattaa
- the LOC132922569 gene encoding uncharacterized protein LOC132922569 isoform X2 has product MLRKTKRKKSVKPDTMQIRNTPASLMTNSVSVAKVKTNTKKENIEHLLERSKLLNSYSPFFFKKKHPTSSTKFHSSGLPTKTSSHRKGAPPAHIRSKTKQVKPAIIDINMSDVKAYTMQIRNTPASLMTNNVSVPKAETHSKKEKIKHLSEEIHFQNNSKTRQDEPKHTKTNVQSVKHATKSIKHTRVSLTTNNVSETAKKPKTTKNYIALNKFRICSGMTQTKPKQTNTDDQNAKLTAITKKNATTNITQNNFDVTSAEKNTPIKNIIFNEMKESLNSYEMTQTKHRQTNIDDKTAKPALMSIKNAATNSISVPLEKPKPTKDNLVQVFAGLKKLYDSKKKRDHLVQNYTDIPIGKPATMLINHRSACLTTNNNSLPLDKLKPKEENTKYLLDELRKQTNCETVQYKPTYTNTTSAQSDTISVKHTPDTLTTNNDSLPVEKLKNKKENIDDMLKKIINLKYSIIQYESTPPKPTMKSTKHAPALLTTQNVRMKRRPKSMRGKIFRLR; this is encoded by the exons ATGTTACG caaaacgaaacgaaaaaaaagtgtaaaaccTGACACGATGCAAATAAGAAACACACCAGCTAGTTTAATGACAAATAGTGTCTCTGTGGCGAAGGTGAAGACAAACACTAAGAAGGAAAATATAGAGCACCTATTAGAAAGGTCAAAACTTCtgaatag TTATAgtccgtttttttttaaaaaaaaacatcccaCGAGTTCAACAAAGTTTCATTCTTCTGGCCTGCCAACCAAAACCTCAAGCCATCGAAAAGGAGCGCCTCCAGCCCATATTCG cAGCAAAACGAAACAAGTGAAACCAGCAATAATAGATATCAACATGTCAGATGTAAAAGCTTACACGATGCAAATAAGAAATACACCAGCTAGTTTAATGACAAATAATGTCTCTGTTCCGAAGGCGGAGACACACtctaaaaaggaaaaaataaaacatctatCAGAAGAGATACATTTTCAgaataa TAGCAAAACGAGACAAGACGAGCCGAAACATACGAAAACGAACGTGCAAAGTGTGAAACATGCCACAAAGTCAATAAAACACACACGAGTTAGTTTAACCACTAATAATGTTTCTGAAACAGCGAAGAAACCAAAAACAACGAAAAACTACATTGCGTTAAATAAATTTCGGATTTG CAGTGGAATGACACAAACCAAGCCGAAACAAACGAATACAGACGATCAAAATGCAAAACTTACGgcgataacaaaaaaaaacgcaacaactaatattacacaaaataattttgatgttaCATCGGCAGAGAAAAATAccccaataaaaaacataatatttaacgaaATGAAAGAATCTttgaatag CTATGAAATGACACAAACCAAGCACAGACAAACGAATATAGACGATAAAACTGCGAAACCAGCTTTGATGTCAATAAAAAATGCAGCTACAAATAGTATTTCTGTGCCATTGGAGAAACCAAAACCAACGAAAGACAATTTAGTACAAGTATTTGCCGGGTTAAAAAAACTTTATGACAg TAAAAAAAAACGAGACCATTTGGTTCAAAATTATACGGATATTCCAATCGGGAAACCTGCCACGATGTTAATAAATCACAGATCAGCTTGTTTAACCACAAACAATAACTCTCTACCATTGGATAAACTAAAACCGAAGGAAGAAAACACAAAATACTTATTAGATGAGTTAAGAAAACAaacaaattg TGAAACGGTTCAATACAAACCAACATATACGAATACGACAAGTGCACAATCGGACACTATATCAGTAAAACATACACCAGATACTTTAACAACAAATAATGATTCACTGCCAGTGGAGAAACTAAAAAACAAGAAGGAAAACATAGATGACATGTTAAAGAAGATAATAAATCTTAAGTACag CATAATACAGTATGAATCGACACCACCGAAACCTACCATGAAGTCAACAAAACATGCACCAGCTCTTTTAACCACACAAAATGTACGAATGAAGAGACGGCCAAAATCAATGAGAGGAAAAATTTTCCGGTTAAGATAA
- the LOC132922569 gene encoding uncharacterized protein LOC132922569 isoform X3: MSNSLKRSQEDKDFSDVTNEMMKKVMFDVGELKRSKLDCSEFLEFRKAVTSTLGEIMGYIKTKRKKSVKPDTMQIRNTPASLMTNSVSVAKVKTNTKKENIEHLLERSKLLNSYSPFFFKKKHPTSSTKFHSSGLPTKTSSHRKGAPPAHIRYEMTQTKHRQTNIDDKTAKPALMSIKNAATNSISVPLEKPKPTKDNLVQVFAGLKKLYDSKKKRDHLVQNYTDIPIGKPATMLINHRSACLTTNNNSLPLDKLKPKEENTKYLLDELRKQTNCETVQYKPTYTNTTSAQSDTISVKHTPDTLTTNNDSLPVEKLKNKKENIDDMLKKIINLKYSIIQYESTPPKPTMKSTKHAPALLTTQNVRMKRRPKSMRGKIFRLR; this comes from the exons atgtcgaATTCATTAAAAAGATCTCAGGAGGACAAGGATTTTTCTGATGTTACG aatgAAATGATGAAAAAAGTAATGTTTGATGTCGGAGAACTCAAGAGGAGTAAACTAGATTGTTCAGAGTTTTTAGAATTCAGAAAGGCGGTAACATCGACGCTTGGTGAAATAATGGgatacat caaaacgaaacgaaaaaaaagtgtaaaaccTGACACGATGCAAATAAGAAACACACCAGCTAGTTTAATGACAAATAGTGTCTCTGTGGCGAAGGTGAAGACAAACACTAAGAAGGAAAATATAGAGCACCTATTAGAAAGGTCAAAACTTCtgaatag TTATAgtccgtttttttttaaaaaaaaacatcccaCGAGTTCAACAAAGTTTCATTCTTCTGGCCTGCCAACCAAAACCTCAAGCCATCGAAAAGGAGCGCCTCCAGCCCATATTCG CTATGAAATGACACAAACCAAGCACAGACAAACGAATATAGACGATAAAACTGCGAAACCAGCTTTGATGTCAATAAAAAATGCAGCTACAAATAGTATTTCTGTGCCATTGGAGAAACCAAAACCAACGAAAGACAATTTAGTACAAGTATTTGCCGGGTTAAAAAAACTTTATGACAg TAAAAAAAAACGAGACCATTTGGTTCAAAATTATACGGATATTCCAATCGGGAAACCTGCCACGATGTTAATAAATCACAGATCAGCTTGTTTAACCACAAACAATAACTCTCTACCATTGGATAAACTAAAACCGAAGGAAGAAAACACAAAATACTTATTAGATGAGTTAAGAAAACAaacaaattg TGAAACGGTTCAATACAAACCAACATATACGAATACGACAAGTGCACAATCGGACACTATATCAGTAAAACATACACCAGATACTTTAACAACAAATAATGATTCACTGCCAGTGGAGAAACTAAAAAACAAGAAGGAAAACATAGATGACATGTTAAAGAAGATAATAAATCTTAAGTACag CATAATACAGTATGAATCGACACCACCGAAACCTACCATGAAGTCAACAAAACATGCACCAGCTCTTTTAACCACACAAAATGTACGAATGAAGAGACGGCCAAAATCAATGAGAGGAAAAATTTTCCGGTTAAGATAA
- the LOC132922569 gene encoding uncharacterized protein LOC132922569 isoform X1 yields the protein MSNSLKRSQEDKDFSDVTNEMMKKVMFDVGELKRSKLDCSEFLEFRKAVTSTLGEIMGYIKTKRKKSVKPDTMQIRNTPASLMTNSVSVAKVKTNTKKENIEHLLERSKLLNSYSPFFFKKKHPTSSTKFHSSGLPTKTSSHRKGAPPAHIRKTKQVKPAIIDINMSDVKAYTMQIRNTPASLMTNNVSVPKAETHSKKEKIKHLSEEIHFQNNSKTRQDEPKHTKTNVQSVKHATKSIKHTRVSLTTNNVSETAKKPKTTKNYIALNKFRICSGMTQTKPKQTNTDDQNAKLTAITKKNATTNITQNNFDVTSAEKNTPIKNIIFNEMKESLNSYEMTQTKHRQTNIDDKTAKPALMSIKNAATNSISVPLEKPKPTKDNLVQVFAGLKKLYDSKKKRDHLVQNYTDIPIGKPATMLINHRSACLTTNNNSLPLDKLKPKEENTKYLLDELRKQTNCETVQYKPTYTNTTSAQSDTISVKHTPDTLTTNNDSLPVEKLKNKKENIDDMLKKIINLKYSIIQYESTPPKPTMKSTKHAPALLTTQNVRMKRRPKSMRGKIFRLR from the exons atgtcgaATTCATTAAAAAGATCTCAGGAGGACAAGGATTTTTCTGATGTTACG aatgAAATGATGAAAAAAGTAATGTTTGATGTCGGAGAACTCAAGAGGAGTAAACTAGATTGTTCAGAGTTTTTAGAATTCAGAAAGGCGGTAACATCGACGCTTGGTGAAATAATGGgatacat caaaacgaaacgaaaaaaaagtgtaaaaccTGACACGATGCAAATAAGAAACACACCAGCTAGTTTAATGACAAATAGTGTCTCTGTGGCGAAGGTGAAGACAAACACTAAGAAGGAAAATATAGAGCACCTATTAGAAAGGTCAAAACTTCtgaatag TTATAgtccgtttttttttaaaaaaaaacatcccaCGAGTTCAACAAAGTTTCATTCTTCTGGCCTGCCAACCAAAACCTCAAGCCATCGAAAAGGAGCGCCTCCAGCCCATATTCG CAAAACGAAACAAGTGAAACCAGCAATAATAGATATCAACATGTCAGATGTAAAAGCTTACACGATGCAAATAAGAAATACACCAGCTAGTTTAATGACAAATAATGTCTCTGTTCCGAAGGCGGAGACACACtctaaaaaggaaaaaataaaacatctatCAGAAGAGATACATTTTCAgaataa TAGCAAAACGAGACAAGACGAGCCGAAACATACGAAAACGAACGTGCAAAGTGTGAAACATGCCACAAAGTCAATAAAACACACACGAGTTAGTTTAACCACTAATAATGTTTCTGAAACAGCGAAGAAACCAAAAACAACGAAAAACTACATTGCGTTAAATAAATTTCGGATTTG CAGTGGAATGACACAAACCAAGCCGAAACAAACGAATACAGACGATCAAAATGCAAAACTTACGgcgataacaaaaaaaaacgcaacaactaatattacacaaaataattttgatgttaCATCGGCAGAGAAAAATAccccaataaaaaacataatatttaacgaaATGAAAGAATCTttgaatag CTATGAAATGACACAAACCAAGCACAGACAAACGAATATAGACGATAAAACTGCGAAACCAGCTTTGATGTCAATAAAAAATGCAGCTACAAATAGTATTTCTGTGCCATTGGAGAAACCAAAACCAACGAAAGACAATTTAGTACAAGTATTTGCCGGGTTAAAAAAACTTTATGACAg TAAAAAAAAACGAGACCATTTGGTTCAAAATTATACGGATATTCCAATCGGGAAACCTGCCACGATGTTAATAAATCACAGATCAGCTTGTTTAACCACAAACAATAACTCTCTACCATTGGATAAACTAAAACCGAAGGAAGAAAACACAAAATACTTATTAGATGAGTTAAGAAAACAaacaaattg TGAAACGGTTCAATACAAACCAACATATACGAATACGACAAGTGCACAATCGGACACTATATCAGTAAAACATACACCAGATACTTTAACAACAAATAATGATTCACTGCCAGTGGAGAAACTAAAAAACAAGAAGGAAAACATAGATGACATGTTAAAGAAGATAATAAATCTTAAGTACag CATAATACAGTATGAATCGACACCACCGAAACCTACCATGAAGTCAACAAAACATGCACCAGCTCTTTTAACCACACAAAATGTACGAATGAAGAGACGGCCAAAATCAATGAGAGGAAAAATTTTCCGGTTAAGATAA
- the LOC132922570 gene encoding uncharacterized protein LOC132922570 isoform X2: MDQSTNWLVDGTFKTVPSLFYQLFTIHVLIQQGDQTVSPTIYALLTDKSQSTYTRFLKYLLEIKPSLNPTSVIMDFEHASINAFKIVFPHAEQQGCFFHFSKCMWRQIQNVGLVENYINNANFALHIRMLAALAYVPPDNVINAYEEILETQFYVENEDLVMPFLDYFEDNWVGKITGRRKTRRQPRHPIDIWNCHYSAKNGLPTTNNAVEGWHRGFTSVIGASHPNIWKFMDGIKKVQNIEELKREQYNAGEQPQKKKKVQGL; this comes from the exons atggatCAATCAACTAACTGGTTAGTCGATGGGACTTTTAAAACGGTACCTTCACTTTTTTATCAGTTATTCACTATTCATGTACTTATTCAACAAGGTGACCAAACAGTTAGTCCTACCATTTATGCATTATTAACCGATAAATCTCAATCAACATATACacgttttcttaaatatttattagaaataaaaccaTCTTTAAATCCTACATCGGTAATAATGGACTTTGAACATGCCTCAATCAATgcattcaaaattgtttttccacACGCTGAACAACAAggttgtttttttcatttttctaaatgtATGTGGCGACAAATTCAAAATGTTGGTCTAgtcgaaaattatattaataatgctaACTTTGCTCTTCATATTCGTATGTTAGCTGCTTTGGCCTATGTTCCACCAGATAACGTTATTAATGCATACGAAGAAATTTTAGAAACACAAttttatgttgaaaatgaaGACCTGGTAATGCCATTCTTGGATTATTTCGAGGATAACTGGGTAGGAAAAATAACAGGAAGACGAAAAACTCGACGACAACCAAGACATCCTATTGATATTTGGAATTGTCACTATTCAGCCAAAAATGGTCTTCCAACAACAAACAACGCTGTTGAAGGATGGCACAGAGGATTTACATCTGTTATTg GAGCAAGCCACCCTAATATATGGAAATTCATGGATGGAATTAAGAAAGTTCAAAACATAGAAGAATTAAAACGAGAGCAGTATAATGCTGGAGAACaaccacagaaaaaaaaaaaagtacaaggaCTGTAA